The sequence aGTATATAAAAGTTTCTCTAAAATTCTAATAACAAATATTCTCTTTAAAATAGTCACTAATAGCTTTCACTGACGTTTTTGCTGTTTTGTATTATTTAATGGACAGCATTTCACAAATCCTTTGTGGTTCTATACGTGTAGGATATTAGTGTTGCATATTAGTGTAGAAAAGGgcccttttctgttttttttccagtATGCTGCTAAAATGATTCTGCAGAATCTATTTTTGTGCAGCTTGCACAGTTCACTTACCCCTGCTGATGCAGGTACTAatctttttcaaagcaatttccaaTGTTTCCCATACAAAGCAAATAACGTGAAGCTCAAAATAAGGATTTGTTGACATATCCTAAGTTTCATTGTGATAAATATGGGAAAATCCTTGATCAGTGATTAAGAAATCCCATTAACCTAAATGTCTTCTAGGTCAAAGCTTTACACATTAAAATAGGCTATCCAAAAATGGCTAaacttagtaataataataattacgtTTATTGTACTAGCGATTGTACTTAATACTGCAATCATATTTCATTCTACACCATTCTTCCCTAACCCGGTGCCcttcatatgttttggactactattagccctagccagcacaactgtgctgatgggaggtatagcctaaaacatctggaggatagcAGATTGGAAAAGGCTATACTACACTATTCTGATCATTGTCAATTGGCAAGCAGATTAATGATGCTCTAAGGGCCCTTTTCCTATTTTCAAAATATATGTATTTGGGGAAAAACTGTGataacacacacatttaaaaaatctATTCTCCACATTGTACTGAATGAATATATATGAAAGAAAAATGTATGGCTCATTGGGATTCAGCCTTTCAGACTCATCCTACCAAATCATTAAAGCCAACCAATCAACTGAAGATTAAATCCCACATGCTTAAGCTAAAGCAGTTGTCAGCAAAATTCTTAAGCATGCCAGGTAATCAGTAAATTACCAAGTTTTTTTTCCTACATAAAGCCATTGAGCATTATACTATGAATCTCTGACAGGTCCGACGTAAGTTTAAGTTACCAaacctccttctctcccccaaaGGTAAGAAGGTGAGCACACACAAGATTTGTTTATGCATACGGCTGCAAACAGTCAAGTATTTCTCACAAATAGTCTGTCTTCTGCACTGATTAAAAATGCCTTCAAATGAAGTATTTACATATTTGATATTGCAAGTGTTGCAGTGTGGTTATGAAATCCTGTCCCGTATGAAATCCAGAAGTTTCCACATGCTTATCATGGGGCAACATAAGATTTGGATTCAATTCTTAAAGAGTGAAATGCACAACAGAATTGCAGGTTTGCTAGTTGTTTGCCACTTTTACTTGTACTATCATGATAATGACTTTGAAGCctttaataaacaaaacaaattcatgcTCTGTCCCAAAAAGTGGCAAAGATATTTTCCAAATGTTAAGTTCTTCAAAAGCGGATGGCAACACTAGCTGCTTCACATTACAGCACACCGTCCTTCAGCAAACTTGCTAGTACAagtaacaaaacaaaagcaagatCATATGTAGGACAGGTCAATAAAAGGCCAACTAGAAAAATTCACAAATCAACTGTCACATTTGGGCACATATGTGATctgaaatcctttatttgcaGAGGTATACATTTATGAGTTATCCACAGAAGTTCAATTCAGATCCTTCAGAGAAGAATCTAAAGTTTCATATATAAATTGGATGATACTGTTTGTAACCAAGTTTCTTCCTACAAGTTGGGCAAGAATTAGCATTTCTTAGAGAATCACGGAGGCACTGACTACAGAAGACATGACCACACTTTGTTGATACAATGAGCCTTCCACTCTGTACAATCTCAGAGTAGCCATCCATGCAAATTGGACAACTCACAGTACCTGAACGTCGTGAACTTGAAATTCCATCTTCCAGTAATTCCAATTCTCTGGGCAACGTACCAGTCAACACAACATCGTTATCTCttgcttcatcatcatcactacttAATACACAGCTGTCAGGCTGTTGTTGGCTTCGTAATTCTCTATTTCTTCGCCGACAAACATTTTCTTCAACAATCACAACAGAATCATTGTGTGTCAAATCAACAACTATTGGTTCTGAAGACTCACAAGTAAGGTCTACTACTTCTTCATAAGCACTTTCTTCAAGGTCGATTGGCTCTACCTGTGAAGCTGCTTCAGCTGCTGAAGCAGCAGTTCTAGTTTGCTTGCGAGTTTGTCTAGAATTAATTGTTCCTCCACAATGCTTTTTGGGCATCTCTGTCTTGTCCATTCTTTCACTGGAAATCAAGGGTGTGGCTGTGGCAGTTGCTGCCAGATCGTTTCCAGTGCTAGAAATGGGTGCAATGGCAGCCATTTGCAAGGAGGCCACAGCAGAAGTGGATGGGGATGAAGAGGAGGAAGCAGTGGTTGAAGAAGCAGGCTCTGAAGGCTTGATCTCGAGGGCACCTGCTAGACTTGCTAAGCCAAGGCCACCATTCCTCTTGTTCTTCCTGCGCTTGGCCCCACAACGCTTGGTATCAGTTGGGCTCATGGTATGTAGAGGCAGAAGAGGCCAAACTCTCAAACTAGTATCCTAGGAATAAAAGAAATGTGTGTGAAATCCTGACACATGAACCCCAACTCCCCTGCACTTATACAAATTTCCAAGTGACAAGCCACAAAACACAGAATTTTACCAACACTATAATATGTGAATGTATCTTTAAGAAgtaaactttccattcctcctGACTCTCTGGATATGTCTCTCTCGTATTGTTCACCCCTGCCTTAGCTAAGCTGTGTTGTAGCTGGAACAGAGGTTGCTGTTCTGTTAAGACCTTTGTGCCATCTGCCCAATTCCTGACTCTGAGAACAGACTCAGAGCTGAACTACATGAGTAGGCATCCCCCTTCAAGGGACAAATAAAACAAGATTATATAGTGTCAGAAACAGGCACTTAGAGAGGTGTGGAATAGGGAATTAGAACATATACAGCCTAAACAATGGGaaattgctttagaatctataCAGAATGATTCTTTAGATTTGATTTTGAGATTGATCCAGCACAAATTAATATTTTGGATATACTGGACTCCACAAGGTCTGTATAGCAAGGCACTGTCCAATACACAGAGATGTTGGAGATGTAACACTGAAAATGCCTAGTTGAGGCTTATGATGTGGGCTTGCCCAGAGACATATTCTTTTTGGTCTATAGTTGTGATCCATATCAATCTTGTATTcgtgaaatccttgatattttcagatatatgttaaaattatattcctgtagtatggggattaacaggacaacaaaagtggacttTGCAAGTTCTTATGGTTGCTTATATTTCAaacctggaaggataaacacccaccatcTATCAGTGAGGATATCACCATCCTGGCTACATTTGAATATATTTCTTATAGACATCAATTTtgtgtggatacctatttggacatctggaaggCTTATATTAAATTATATGTTTAACGTAATGTATTGTTTAATAATGAATGTATTACTGGTTATTGTACTCTTCATGTGGGCTGATggtggtttattattatttttttaataatcctTTCATTTTTCTTCTCCTCTTGTTACATTTCCtgataaaaaataacaaaatataaGCATCGTATTTCTGGCTGAGCTAGCGGCAACCAAAGGAGAAAGCCTGCATGCAGTACtgactatattatttatttatttatttatttcgtttcatttttagaccgcccatagctaatagctctctgggcggtgtacaaacaggattaaaatacaatagtataataaaatcaataacacataacagcaagttaactaacaacgttaaacatgaaaacattaaacattaaactgcctgggagtatagccaggtcttaacctggcgcctaaaagaaagtaccgtaggcgccaggcatatctcctcaggtaagctgttccagagtttgggggccaacacagaaaaggccctagatctaacaacaatcctccggccttcctgatgagttggtacccagaggagggctttagatactgaacaaagtggacgggtaggttcatatagtAAGATATGGAGAAATTTAAGCCACTAACAGAATTATGGTTAACAGACAACCTGGAGAAAGCGAGGAGAAGCTTCAGATTTACCCAACAGCCATCAAAGCCTCAGCCTGAAGAATTTAAAATTGCTCACATTCCATTATTAGAGATAGGGCATTGGAAACACAAAAAGATCCTAAACATATCCTGCAAATAAACCCTTGAAGGAGCCAAAAGAGCATTCAGATATTGAACCAAGAAAATATTCCGATTCTGAGAAGTATCAGTTTTGGCAGTACAAGCTTGATGGGTGAAAAAGAGTATTAGTAGGAGCCCACACACAAGCAAGCAATGGCTATTGGTCTGTATCAAGTAGAAATATATGCCATGTttgaacagaaaatgcacatagagCTTACACCTAAGGAGGACCCGGCTAAAGCAAAAAAAAGGCAGTGCAGTACAGAAAATAACTGCAGATGTTGTTGATGTGCTCTCAAGCCGAGAGCATGCCCAGCATAAGGCGTTACATATTATAACTGTATTGGAACCAATGGTTTTGCCAAGATGTGTAGATCAAGCACATTTTGGAAGTGCCATTAAACAAAAGCATGCATTAATAGTTCCCTACACAATTGGACTTAATGAACTACATCTCAAATTCTACATCACATAATTTGGCAATCTGTATCACCCTGAACTTCATCAAGTGAGTTCTTGTGGTTGTAATACAAGCACCCTCCAGTAAACATGTCTTCCTCAAGCTATATTCAGATTAAAAATCCTGGGAGAATTTCTAGCATGCATCTATTTGGACCTATTTGTATCCCCAGTGATCAGTGCATACAGAAAAATGCCATGTGCACTCCTAGAAAAACTAAAAGCTACTCTACAAAAGCTTGAGGCTACACAAGTCATTGTGATCAAGCTCACCGAGTCAACAGCATGGAAACTGAAGAAAGAGAAAATACATCTCCCTTAGATTTTGCTTGACCAAGGAGATCTAAACAGAGCCATTAAAAGACAGCACTACTCCATCACCACACTGATGAAGTGCAAAGAAACCTGGTGAGAAATAAACTATTTGCAGTTCTAGAGGAGATACTGGCAGGTGACactggacaaagaatgaacaaaACTCTGCTGAAATGGCTTCTCCTGTATGAGAAATTAACATATAGATGCCAGTTTatcatcaagtctgcaagttacacgtttcagcaaaaaaaaaaaaaaaaaaaaaaatcataagcaATGCTGTGGGAGTACATATCAAAGCAGATGACATGATCACTGCAGCAGCTACAAAAGAGGCCAGATGCTATTGAAAAGTAAATGCTGGCTAGAGCTCATCATGAAGGTGAGAAGTTCAATAAGTAACAGAAACAGTACCTAATTTGATACTGTCAATCAAATATATGGGCCATGTCATCTCCAAGAATTGTGTAAAACtagataaaatggaaatggaagttaTCAGCAAGATGCCACCACCTGAGGAACTAGGTACCATTAAGTACCTAGCACAATGTATACCTCCTGAGTAAAGGCTGTTGTGTGCTGCCTTGGGTGGGCTGTGCTCAGAAGGCTGGCATACAAATGATTTCATTTATAAATCAATACACAAATGCCACCTCGCAATAGGGACCagaccagcaggagcccattgccATAGTCCCAGGTTCAACATTGGAAGAAAAGCTAGGGATTGCTTGGCACCTGAAGCATGGGGAGGGGAAACGTTAAACACTCAATAGAACACACTTCTTTGTTTAGAATGGTcgagtggagattcgaaccctggactcccagaccttaatccaacactgtaaccactaaaCCACAATGGTTCCTACCTATAACGTTGTGACTTTCAAGCCACATCGCTCTCCGCTTGCACAGGTCCTTTACGCGCACCAAAGCACACCCTTCACCTTTTCCATGTCAACCGTGCCTTACCTTTTAAAGATACGTTCTCCTTTCCGTCCCCGCTTTAGTCGCTAACTTTTAAAGCAGCTCCACGGAAGGGAACGGGCCT is a genomic window of Rhineura floridana isolate rRhiFlo1 chromosome 1, rRhiFlo1.hap2, whole genome shotgun sequence containing:
- the LOC133371939 gene encoding E3 ubiquitin-protein ligase RNF4-like is translated as MSPTDTKRCGAKRRKNKRNGGLGLASLAGALEIKPSEPASSTTASSSSSPSTSAVASLQMAAIAPISSTGNDLAATATATPLISSERMDKTEMPKKHCGGTINSRQTRKQTRTAASAAEAASQVEPIDLEESAYEEVVDLTCESSEPIVVDLTHNDSVVIVEENVCRRRNRELRSQQQPDSCVLSSDDDEARDNDVVLTGTLPRELELLEDGISSSRRSGTVSCPICMDGYSEIVQSGRLIVSTKCGHVFCSQCLRDSLRNANSCPTCRKKLGYKQYHPIYI